One Fulvia fulva chromosome 8, complete sequence DNA window includes the following coding sequences:
- a CDS encoding Arrestin family protein 1: MAAMVRVTGPPNSNFLVGYPGISATLPRIEGKVEIRPAIGWTAPVNVSLVTVSLQRRESILANADSVLRSAVSSSRKEITDIVGKEMLLFRCPPGKEFEPVMCMDLPFVIFIPYGRGGEEIARKVPPASLQLDKRAAETFYEIVVTVQQGHQEQRKYPFPVPISRYDTLSTFGMYNRPESAEQVADHLVTLGISLPRWSYGPLDPVSVYIKLSPNPDWLSKAKRVTIQSITVGIDEEIIFNPEGDEPSRKVKTLAKHQQSVGVKMPEAGYFTNLGLVFPARELRDNEGVLPRPKKEYPMYAVSSFTTTGTLYKIEYYLTVRAKLSSARDILLRQPIVVCPFDHAGCKEEMEAIEQAAKDAAHISADNPMLPAAMIIKANDPNALRALGICMQQGQRKPLIE, from the exons ATGGCTGCCATGGTGAGGGTGACGGGCCCACCCAATAGCAACTTCCTCGTGGGCTATCCAGGCATATCGGCGACATTA CCACGGATAGAAGGCAAGGTCGAGATCCGGCCAGCAATAGGGTGGACAGCGCCAGTGAACGTCTCCCTTGTCACTGTCTCACTACAGCGTCGCGAATCGATCCTCGCCAATGCGGACTCAGTGCTTCGATCAGCGGTATCATCGTCGCGGAAGGAGATCACAGATATTGTGGGCAAGGAGATGCTCTTGTTTCGATGTCCGCCCGGGAAAGAGTTCGAGCCAGTCATGTGCATGGACCTACCGTTCGTCATATTCATACCCTACGGCAGAGGAGGAGAGGAGATCGCGAGAAAAGTACCGCCTGCATCTTTACAACTGGACAAACGCGCAGCGGAGACATTCTACGAGATCGTGGTAACAGTACAGCAAGGACACCAGGAACAGAGGAAGTACCCATTTCCCGTGCCCATATCACGATACGATACGCTCAGCACATTCGGCATGTACAACCGACCGGAAAGTGCAGAACAGGTGGCAGACCATTTGGTAACATTGGGCATCAGCTTACCGAGGTGGAGCTATGGACCGCTGGATCCTGTGTCGGTGTACATCAAGCTTAGTCCGAACCCAGACTGGCTGAGCAAGGCCAAGCGAGTTACGATACAAAGCATCACAGTCGGCATAGACGAAGAGATCATCTTCAACCCGGAGGGTGATGAGCCGAGCAGAAAAGTCAAGACCTTGGCGAAGCATCAGCAGTCTGTTGGTGTGAAGATGCCGGAAGCTGGATACTTTACGAATCTTGGTCTGGTGTTTCCTGCCCGAGAGCTACGAGATAATGAAGGCGTTCTACCGCGGCCGAAGAAGGAGTACCCAATGTATGCTGTTAGCAGCTTCACGACGACTGGCACGCTGTACAAGATCGAGTACTATCTTACAGTCAGG GCCAAGCTATCATCAGCACGAGATATCCTTCTACGGCAACCGATTGTCGTTTGTCCATTCGACCATGCTGGATGTAAGGAAGAAATGGAAGCCATCGAACAAGCAGCAAAGGATGCAGCTCATATATCTGCTGACAACCCGATGCTGCCCGCTGCGATGATCATCAAGGCGAACGACCCAAATGCTCTACGAGCACTGGGCATATGTATGCAACAAGGCCAGCGGAAGCCATTGATTGAGTGA
- a CDS encoding Peptidyl-prolyl cis-trans isomerase-like 3 translates to MSVTLHTNLGDIKLELFCQACPKTTYNFLALCASGGYDGSPFHRLIPNFMVQGGSPASGSTKESKSVYGELFEDEIKPSLKHHARGIVSSANKGPGTNGSQFFITLAAAPHLDGKNTAFGRVLEGWDVLDKMEEITVDKKNRPQEAIKIETVQIHANPLADER, encoded by the coding sequence ATGTCGGTCACGCTACACACCAACCTGGGCGACATCAAGCTTGAGCTGTTCTGCCAGGCGTGTCCGAAGACGACGTATAACTTTCTTGCGTTGTGCGCCAGCGGAGGATATGATGGGTCGCCTTTTCACCGCTTGATCCCAAACTTCATGGTGCAAGGAGGAAGCCCTGCATCAGGCAGCACGAAAGAGTCAAAATCTGTGTATGGAGAACTGTTCGAAGATGAGATCAAGCCATCTCTCAAGCACCATGCACGAGGCATCGTGAGCAGTGCAAACAAGGGGCCCGGGACGAATGGCAGTCAGTTCTTCATTACGCTCGCTGCAGCGCCACATCTGGACGGCAAGAACACCGCGTTCGGCAGGGTGCTGGAGGGCTGGGATGTGCTGGATAAGATGGAGGAGATCACGGTGGACAAGAAGAACAGACCCCAGGAGGCTATCAAGATCGAGACAGTACAGATACACGCAAATCCCCTGGCAGATGAGCGATGA